The Streptomyces sp. M92 nucleotide sequence GCTACCGGCTGACCCCGCAGCGGCAGCTGGTGCTCGAAGCCGTGGACACCCTCGAACACGCGACCCCCGACGACATCCTCGGCGAAGTGCGGAAGACGGCGTCGGGGGTGAACATCTCCACGGTGTACCGCACGCTGGAGCTGCTGGAGGAGCTGGGGCTGGTCAGCCACGCCCATCTGGGGCACGGGGCGCCCACGTACCACCTGGCCGACCGGCACCACCACATCCACCTGGTGTGCCGGGACTGCACGAACGTGATCGAGGCCGACCTGTCGGTGGCCGCCGAGTTCACCGCCAAGCTGCGGCGGCAGTTCGGCTTCGACACCGACTTGAAGCACTTCGCGATCTTCGGCCGGTGCGAGGACTGCTCCCCGAAGGGTTCAACTACCGAGTCGTAGGCTAGGGCGTATGAAGAGCCCCCTGCTGTCCCTGCCCGGCGCCGTCCCCGCCGAGGGCGTGGACGAAGGCGTCGCCGCCCACTACGGCGACCTGTTCCGCGAGCAGCGTGCCCTCGCCGACGGCACCGGATTCGTCGACCTCTCCCACCGCGGTGTCGTCACCGTCACCGGCGACGACCGGCTGAGCTGGCTGCACCTGCTGCTCACCCAGCACGTCAGCGAGCTGCCCGCCGGGCAGGCCACCGAGGCGCTGATCCTCTCCGCCAACGGCCACATCGAGCACGCCCTGTACCTCGTCGACGACGGCACGACCACCTGGGCCCACGTGGAGCCAGGGAGTCAGGAGTCGCTGATCGGCTATCTGGAGTCGATGAAGTTCTTCTACCGGGTCGAGGTCGCCGACCGCACCGCCGACACCGCGGTCGTGCACCTGCCGGCCGGGTCGATCGCCGAGGCGCCGGAGCGCGCCGTGGTCCGCGAGACGGCGTACGGACGTGATCTGTTCCTGCCGAGGGAGGAGCTGGAGGCGTACGCCGCGCAGGCCGGGCCGCCGGCCGGGATCCTCGCCCACGAGGCCCTCCGGGTCGAGCAGCACCGCCCGCGGCTCGGTTTCGAGACCGACCACCGGACCATCCCGCACGAGCTGGGCTGGATCGGTACCGCCGTGCACCTGCAGAAGGGCTGCTACCGGGGGCAGGAGACCGTCGCCCGGGTGCAGAACCTGGGCAAGCCGCCGCGCCGGCTGGTCTTCCTGCACCTGGACGGCAGCGAGGTCCACCTGCCGCCGAACGGGGCGGAGGTGCGGCTCGCGGACGACGGGCCGGAGGGCCGGAAGATCGGCTTCGTGACCACGTCCGTACGCCACCACGAGCTGGGGCCGGTCGCCCTCGCCCTGGTGAAGCGGAACGTTCCGGTGGACGCCCGGCTGGTGGCCGAGGACACGGCCGCCGCGCAGGAGACGGTCGTCGAGCCGTAGCCGGCCGCGCTCGGACCCCGGCGCTCAGACCTCGACGAGGACCGTGAAGGGGCCGTCGTTCGTCAGCGACACCCGCATCTGCGCGCCGAAGCGGCCCGTGGCCACCGTCGCGCCCAGCGCGCGCAGCCGCGCGACGACCTCGTCGACCAGGGGTTCGGCCACGTCGCCCGGGGCGGCGGCGTTCCAGGTGGGGCGGCGGCCCTTGCGGGCGTCACCGTAAAGAGTGAACTGGCTGATCACCAGGAGCGGTGCGTCGATGTCGCTGCACGACTTCTCGTCGTGCAGCACCCGCACCGACCAGAGCTTGCGGGCGAGCTGCGCGGCCTTCTCCTCGGTGTCGTCGTGGGTGACGCCGACCAGGACGCACAGGCCCTCGCCCTCGATCGCCCCCACGGTCTCGCCGTCCACCACGACGCTCGCGCCGTCCACCCGCTGTACCACTGCACGCATCCCGTCATGATGCCGTGCGCCCCCAGGGCGCGGGCAGGCGGGCCCGTACGGGGTTTCTTTTCGCTCCCTAACCCCCCATCTGGGGCCGATCGGGTCCGATCGTGGGCACTCGGTCACATAACAACCACCTGGGGTGGCACGATGCTCCCAGACGCCGGTCGAGGGGACGGTAGAGGCGCATGAGCACAACCAGTACGGGGACGGGGCAGTCGCTGGGGGCTGTCGCGTTGACATATCCGGGCGGCCTGGAGGCACCGCGGCCGCCCGTGCAGCGCACGGACAGCCCGGAGTTGCCCGCGGAGCTTCCCGCGGACCGCCCCCCGGGCCCTTCGGGCACGGGGGGCACGGGGGACACGGGGGCGCACGACCTGACCACGCTGAGCCTGCCCGAGCTGCGCACGCTGCGCCGGGACGCCCAGCGCGAGGAGGCCGATCTCAGCTACGTACGACGGCTGCTTCAGGGGCGGATCGACATCCTGCGCGCGGAGCTGGCGCGGCGCGGTCCGGGCCCGTCGTCGTCCGTGGTCACCACCGCGGCGACGGGGTCCGTCGTGGAACGGCTGTCGGAGATCCTCGCGGACGCCCCGGCCCGCCAGCGGTCCTCCGCGCGGCATGTGACGCTCGCCACTCCGCGGACCGAGGAGTGCCGGCGGCTGGCCGCGGAGATGCTGGGCGAGGTGGAGCTGTCCGACCTGACGGCCCGCACCGACGCGGAGCTGACCGGCGGGATGGGCCGGCTCGTCCGGTACGAGCAGCAGGTCTCCCGGCGCAGGCAGCGGCTCCAGCGGACCGCCGACGACTGCAGCGGCGAGATCGCACGCCGGTACCGTGAAGGGGAAGCACAAGTCGACGACCTGCTCGTGTGACGTGAGGGGCGGCCGGTCCGGCCGCCCACCGCAGGCCCGGTGATCCCGGGCCGTCGCCGCGCGGCGGGTCACCCGTCCGGAAGGCCCCACCGCCGATGTCCGCGCCCCAGCAGCCCCAACCGTCGCAGCCGCGCCGGTCGCCCCAGTCCGCCCCCACGTCCGCCCTGTCGCCCGTCGTGCCGCCCGTCCTCGCCGAGGTCGTCCGGTCCGGGTTCGTCGAGGGGCGGCACCGGGGCAGTCTCGTCGTGCTGGCCGCGGACGGGGCCGTGGAGCTGGCGCTGGGGGAGGTGACCGAGCCGGTCTTCCCGCGGTCCGCCAACAAGCCGATGCAGGCGGCCGGCGTCCTGCGGGCCGGACTGGAGCTCGCCGGGGAACGACTGGCGCTGGCCGCCGCGAGCCACTCCGGAGAATCGTTTCACCGTGACCTGGTCCGCAAGATGCTCGACGAGCACGGCCTCGACCCGGCCCAGCTCCAGTGCCCGCCCGACCTGCCGCTGGACCCCGAGGAGCGGGACACGTACCTGACCTCGGGCGCCGTCGCCGACCGCGTCACGATGAACTGCTCCGGCAAGCACACCGCGATGCTGGCGGTCTGCGCCGAGCGGGGCTGGTCGCAGGAGACGTACCTCGACCCGGAGCACCCGCTCCAGCGGATCATCCACAGGGTTGTGGAGGACGCCGCGGGCGAGCCGGTCGCCGCCGTCGGCACGGACGGGTGCGGGGCGCCGCTGATGGCGATCAGCCTGGTCGGGCTGGCCCGCGCCTTCCGCTCCTTCGTCGCCGCCGAGCCGGGCTCGGCGGAGCGCCGGGTCGCCGACGCGATGCGCGCCCATCCCGAGTACGTCGCCGGCACCCGGCGCCCCGACACCTGGCTGATGCGCGAGGTGCCCGGCGCCCTCTCCAAGATGGGCGCCGAGGCCGTCCAGGCCGTCGCCCTGCCGGACGGCCGCGCCCTGGCCTTCAAGGTCGAGGACGGCGCGACCCGCGCCCTCGGCCCGGTCCTGGCCCGCGCCCTGACACTGATGGGGGTGGAGGGCCCCGTGGTCGAGCGCATCGGCCGTACGCCGCTGCTGGGCGGCGGGCGCGAGGTGGGGGAGATCCGGGCGGCCTTCTGACCAGCCCGGCAGCCCGCACCGGGGCCCGCAAATCCCCGCGACGCGGGCGGGGGGACCGGCCTACCGTGAGCCCATGAGCAGCCGCACCGACACAGACGTACGTCCCATCACCGAAGCCGAGTACGCCGACTGGCTCCGGGCCCTGAAGACGGGGTTCCTGAGGCCGCCCGCCGTCACCGCGGAGGAGGCGGAGAGCCGCCGCGCCGAGTTCGTGCCGGGCCGGCTGCTCGGCGCCTTCGACGGCGCCCGGTGCGTGGCGACCTTCCGGTCCTTCGACCAGGAGGTCACCGCCGTCGGCGGCACCCCCGTCCAAGCCGACGCGATCTCCAACGTCACCGTCACCGCGACCCACCGCCGCCGCGGCCTGCTGACCCGGATGATGGCGCGGGACCTGGCCGCCGCGAAGGACCGCGGGGACGTCGTCGCGACGCTGATCGCCGCCGAGTACCCGATCTACGGCCGCTACGGCTTCGGCCCCGCCACCACCATGACCGAGTGGACCGTCGACGTCCCCCGCGCCGGACTCGACCCCCGCCGGTCGGCCCCGGAGGACGGCGGGCGGATCGACCTCGTGGACGGCGAGGACGTCCGCAAGCTCGGCCCCGAACTGCACGAGCGGCTGCGCCGGGCCCAGCCGGGCGCGGTGAGCCGGACCGAGCTGTGGTGGCAGATGCGGACGGGCGCCGTCAACTGGAGCGGCGCCCCGTGGACCGAGCCCTACTACGCCCTGTACCGCTCGGCGGACGGCGAGGTGGAGGGCCTGGTCTGCTACCGGAGCGACGACCACTGGGGCGACGGCAAGCAGCCGCTGAACACGGCGACCGTCGAGTGGCTGATCGCCGTCTCCCCGGCCGCCGAGCGCGCGCTGTGGCGCTACCTGTGCTCGATCGACTGGATCACGACCGTCAAGAGCGGCTGGCGCGCCCCCGACGACCTGCTCCCGTACCTCCTGCCGGACCCGCGCGCGGCCAGGATCACCACGCAGGCGGACTGGCTGTGGGTGCGGATCCTGGACGTCGTACGGGCGTTGGAGGCGCGCGCGTACGAGGGGCGGGGGTCGCTGGTGCTGGAGGTCGCGGACCGGGCGGGGCCGGCCGGCGGGCGGTGGCGGCTGGAGGCGGGACCGGACGGGGCGTCCTGCACGCCGACCACCGAGAGCGCCCATCTCGAGCTCGACGTGGGCGAGCTGGCGGCGCTGTGGCTCGGCGACGAGTCGGCCGTGCGGCTGGCCGCGCTCGGGCGGGTCCGGGAAGAACGAGCGGGCGCCGCCCGTGTGGCCGACGCCCTGCTGCGTACGTCCAGGCGGCCTTGGTGCCCGGACCTGTTCTGAGGCGGCTCCCTTCTGCCGGTGACGGTGGGTGTGCGCATCCGTAGCGCTCTTCGGTTGTGGTCGTGCGTGTGCTTGTGGTGCGTGGTGCGTGGTGCGTGGTGCGACTGCCCGTCCGGGTCCCCGGCTCCCCTCCGGAAGGGGGCCCGGACAGCAGTGGGCCGGCTCGGTCGGCCAACCCTCTGGAGGTCTGACCACGTTGCTCAAGTTGGCTGCCAACTTCTCTGTACTTATCTCCGCTTGGGCGCGTCTCATAACCACCTTCCACTGAACTGCCCAAAGATGGCGGGAAGTTGTAGTGTTCGGTCGTGGAGCCGGAACACGCCCTCGTCGACGACCGCAGGAGAGCGCAGCGGCCGCAGAGGACACATCGCGAGGTGGCCGACGAGCTGCGCGCCCGGATCAGGTCCGGTCGGCTGCGGGCGGGCCAGCGCATGCCCACCCAGGCCCAGTTGGCCGACGAGTTCGGCGTGGAGCGCGGCACCGTCCGCCAGGCCCTGCGCATCCTCCAGTCGGAGCGCCTGCTCACCAACGTGTCCAAGGGGAGCCCGGCGACCGTCGCACCCGACCCCGGCGCCGCCCTGACCGGCCCGGCCGCCCTGCCCGCGCCCACCACGGTCGCCCTCGCGCCCCGCATCGCCGAGGCCTTCGCGTCCCCGCACGTGGAGATCGACGCCCTGTGCCTGACCTCGGTCTCCCTCGCCCTCGCCCTCGGTGAACCCCTGCGCCAGATCCACGCGGGGCGGCGGAAACCGGCCAAGATCGACGTACGTGTGCTGCTGCCGGGCCGGAACATCGACCTGGCCTTCCCGGTGGCGGTCGCCGGCCGCGGGGACGGCGACCCGGTGCACGAGCGGTGGCTGGCCATGCGCAACGCGCAGGGGCAGGTGCTCCAGCACAACCTGCTGAGCCTGCGGGCGACGCACGGCATCGACGTCAGCGTCACCTTCCGCGCGCTGCCCTTCACTCCGCCGGTGAAGCTGTACCTGCTCAACGGCGCGGAGGCCCTCTTCGCGTACTACACCCTCGGCCGGCGTGAGCGCGAGATCGATCACGAGCCGACGGAGATGTACGACGTGGAGGGCATCCGTTCGACGCTCTTCGCGTTCGCGCAGGCCGGGGGCGTGCGGGACGGGGTGTTCGTGAAGCAGTCGGGGCTGTGGTTCGACGCGCTGTGGGAGACGATCAGTTCGGAGCTGCTGCTCACGACGTGATCAGAGCGCCGGGGCCGCGACCAGGAGGGCCAGCACCACCGCTCCGGCGGAGCTGACGGACGGGCTCTTGGCCTTGACGCCCACGGTGAGCAGGAGCAGGCCGACGATGCCGGCGGCGCCGTACTTCCACTGGACGAGCTGCTCGAGGGCGACGAAGAGGATCGCGGAGACTAAGGCGAGGACGGGCACTGTCTTTCCCCCTTCGGAGGTTCGGGAAGAAGAACTTCCGCCAACTGGCTAAAGTTGGCAACCAACTCCACTTAGGTTGTCCCCGCTTGGCTGCTACCTATAAACAAGTTCCAAACAACTCCCTATAGATAGCTCGAAGTTGTAGCGTTTGGTCGTGACCCAGGAGAACGTGTCCGTGAACGGCGGCAGAAGGCTCTCGTCCCAGGAGATCGCCGACATACTGCGGGAGCGGATCCGCGAGGGAGACCTCAAGGCGGGCGACCGCCTGCCCACCCAGGCCGAACTGGCCGACGAGTTCGGGGTGGAGCGCGGCACCGTCCGTCAGGCCCTGCGCGCGCTCCAGGAGGACGGCCTGCTCACCAACGTGAGCAAGGGCAGCCCGCCCCGCATCGCCGAGCCCGCCACGCCCCGGGACGAGCCCCAGCCGACGATGGTGGCCCTCGGGCCCCGCCTGTCGGACGCGTTCTCGGTACCGCGCGTGAAGGTCGACGTCGTCTGCCACACCTCGGAGACGCTGATGCTCGCCCTCAGCGAGCCGCTCCGCCTCATCCACGAGGGCCGCATCCGCCCCCAGTCCATCGACTTCCGCGTCCTGATGCCGTCGCGGGACATCGAGCTGGCCTTCCCCGTCCTGGTGGACGAGGAGGACGACGACCCGGTCCACCAGCGCTGGCTCCAGATGCGCAACGCCCAGGCCCGCGTCCTCCAGCACAACCTGCACGCCGTGCGCTCCACCCACCACGTCGACGTGCGCATCGCCTTCCGCGCGCTGCCCTTCACCCCGCCGATGAAGCTCTACCTGCTCAACGGCGAGGAGGCCCTGTACGGCTACTACATGCTGACCCGGCGCGAGGAGGAGTACGAGAGCCGGACGCTGGAGATGTACGACGCCCTGGGCTCCCAGTCGCTGCTGTTCTCCTTCCTGAAGCGGGC carries:
- a CDS encoding GntR family transcriptional regulator; this translates as MVVTQENVSVNGGRRLSSQEIADILRERIREGDLKAGDRLPTQAELADEFGVERGTVRQALRALQEDGLLTNVSKGSPPRIAEPATPRDEPQPTMVALGPRLSDAFSVPRVKVDVVCHTSETLMLALSEPLRLIHEGRIRPQSIDFRVLMPSRDIELAFPVLVDEEDDDPVHQRWLQMRNAQARVLQHNLHAVRSTHHVDVRIAFRALPFTPPMKLYLLNGEEALYGYYMLTRREEEYESRTLEMYDALGSQSLLFSFLKRAGHRDAVFVEESQKWFDALWETITSDMTLS
- the ygfZ gene encoding CAF17-like 4Fe-4S cluster assembly/insertion protein YgfZ, whose product is MKSPLLSLPGAVPAEGVDEGVAAHYGDLFREQRALADGTGFVDLSHRGVVTVTGDDRLSWLHLLLTQHVSELPAGQATEALILSANGHIEHALYLVDDGTTTWAHVEPGSQESLIGYLESMKFFYRVEVADRTADTAVVHLPAGSIAEAPERAVVRETAYGRDLFLPREELEAYAAQAGPPAGILAHEALRVEQHRPRLGFETDHRTIPHELGWIGTAVHLQKGCYRGQETVARVQNLGKPPRRLVFLHLDGSEVHLPPNGAEVRLADDGPEGRKIGFVTTSVRHHELGPVALALVKRNVPVDARLVAEDTAAAQETVVEP
- a CDS encoding winged helix-turn-helix domain-containing protein, with protein sequence MEPEHALVDDRRRAQRPQRTHREVADELRARIRSGRLRAGQRMPTQAQLADEFGVERGTVRQALRILQSERLLTNVSKGSPATVAPDPGAALTGPAALPAPTTVALAPRIAEAFASPHVEIDALCLTSVSLALALGEPLRQIHAGRRKPAKIDVRVLLPGRNIDLAFPVAVAGRGDGDPVHERWLAMRNAQGQVLQHNLLSLRATHGIDVSVTFRALPFTPPVKLYLLNGAEALFAYYTLGRREREIDHEPTEMYDVEGIRSTLFAFAQAGGVRDGVFVKQSGLWFDALWETISSELLLTT
- a CDS encoding RsiG family protein gives rise to the protein MSTTSTGTGQSLGAVALTYPGGLEAPRPPVQRTDSPELPAELPADRPPGPSGTGGTGDTGAHDLTTLSLPELRTLRRDAQREEADLSYVRRLLQGRIDILRAELARRGPGPSSSVVTTAATGSVVERLSEILADAPARQRSSARHVTLATPRTEECRRLAAEMLGEVELSDLTARTDAELTGGMGRLVRYEQQVSRRRQRLQRTADDCSGEIARRYREGEAQVDDLLV
- a CDS encoding Fur family transcriptional regulator — its product is MVSTDWKSDLRQRGYRLTPQRQLVLEAVDTLEHATPDDILGEVRKTASGVNISTVYRTLELLEELGLVSHAHLGHGAPTYHLADRHHHIHLVCRDCTNVIEADLSVAAEFTAKLRRQFGFDTDLKHFAIFGRCEDCSPKGSTTES
- the dtd gene encoding D-aminoacyl-tRNA deacylase; its protein translation is MRAVVQRVDGASVVVDGETVGAIEGEGLCVLVGVTHDDTEEKAAQLARKLWSVRVLHDEKSCSDIDAPLLVISQFTLYGDARKGRRPTWNAAAPGDVAEPLVDEVVARLRALGATVATGRFGAQMRVSLTNDGPFTVLVEV
- a CDS encoding GNAT family N-acetyltransferase; translation: MSSRTDTDVRPITEAEYADWLRALKTGFLRPPAVTAEEAESRRAEFVPGRLLGAFDGARCVATFRSFDQEVTAVGGTPVQADAISNVTVTATHRRRGLLTRMMARDLAAAKDRGDVVATLIAAEYPIYGRYGFGPATTMTEWTVDVPRAGLDPRRSAPEDGGRIDLVDGEDVRKLGPELHERLRRAQPGAVSRTELWWQMRTGAVNWSGAPWTEPYYALYRSADGEVEGLVCYRSDDHWGDGKQPLNTATVEWLIAVSPAAERALWRYLCSIDWITTVKSGWRAPDDLLPYLLPDPRAARITTQADWLWVRILDVVRALEARAYEGRGSLVLEVADRAGPAGGRWRLEAGPDGASCTPTTESAHLELDVGELAALWLGDESAVRLAALGRVREERAGAARVADALLRTSRRPWCPDLF
- a CDS encoding asparaginase; amino-acid sequence: MSAPQQPQPSQPRRSPQSAPTSALSPVVPPVLAEVVRSGFVEGRHRGSLVVLAADGAVELALGEVTEPVFPRSANKPMQAAGVLRAGLELAGERLALAAASHSGESFHRDLVRKMLDEHGLDPAQLQCPPDLPLDPEERDTYLTSGAVADRVTMNCSGKHTAMLAVCAERGWSQETYLDPEHPLQRIIHRVVEDAAGEPVAAVGTDGCGAPLMAISLVGLARAFRSFVAAEPGSAERRVADAMRAHPEYVAGTRRPDTWLMREVPGALSKMGAEAVQAVALPDGRALAFKVEDGATRALGPVLARALTLMGVEGPVVERIGRTPLLGGGREVGEIRAAF